The sequence GCTCGCTGGCTTCATGAATAGAAATCAACAAGTGCTCCAAAATACGCCTCATTCCATCCATCCACAATGTCGTCAAATGCCTCGTCAGGAATATTCGTATGCCTCAGCTCCACATCCGTTCCTTTCTTGTGAGGATGAAGTATAATCGTCACAATTGAATCTTCCGGCTGATCCCCGAAATACCACTCCTGCACAATCTTCTTATCCTCCTCAAACTCGAGGTTCATACCCGCAATACTGTCTCCCCAAAGGGAAAACTCCGTTCCTGCCTCGGCTTTCATTTCCGCAGGTTCACCGGACCATAACTGAATGGTGTATTGATTGGTCAATGCCTTGTACAACTCCTCAGGAGCTGCTGGCACCAAAAAGTGCTTTTTATAATCCTTCATAATGCTGCAAAACTACTTTTTCTGTTGCAATAACCACTCGTACAAGGCAGGTTTCTCAAACAAATTCGAAAAAACAGATCGGGCAGCCTTGTGAGCTGCCCGATAAAAATATTAAATTGGTTCATGTGCAATATTTATTTCGCTACCTGCAACCACTCGTCCGGCAGCCTTCCAATCTTACCTCCATTCACCCTATATTCCAGCTTCAACGTATAACCGCCACCGCCTTCTACAAACTTC is a genomic window of Chitinophaga sp. LS1 containing:
- a CDS encoding SRPBCC domain-containing protein — encoded protein: MKDYKKHFLVPAAPEELYKALTNQYTIQLWSGEPAEMKAEAGTEFSLWGDSIAGMNLEFEEDKKIVQEWYFGDQPEDSIVTIILHPHKKGTDVELRHTNIPDEAFDDIVDGWNEAYFGALVDFYS